CATCTCTACCCCCTCAGGCAGCAAGATGGTCCCCGTTACGTCCAACGTCCGCATGTAAAACTGCGGCCGATACCCAGGCAAGAACGGCGTGTGCCGCCCACCTTCCTCCGCCCGTAGTACATATACCTGCGCCCGGAAACGATCGTGCGCCCGTATGCTCCCAGGCTGGGCTAATACCTGCCCCCGCTCTACCTCATCCCGCTCTATCCCCCGCAGTAAACACCCTACATTGTCCCCCGCTATCCCCTCATCTAGAGTCTTGCGAAACATCTCTACCCCAGTCACTACCGTCCGCCGCGTCTCCCGTAACCCTACTATCTCTACCTCGTCCCCTACCTTCACCC
The Anaerolineae bacterium genome window above contains:
- the tuf gene encoding elongation factor Tu (EF-Tu; promotes GTP-dependent binding of aminoacyl-tRNA to the A-site of ribosomes during protein biosynthesis; when the tRNA anticodon matches the mRNA codon, GTP hydrolysis results; the inactive EF-Tu-GDP leaves the ribosome and release of GDP is promoted by elongation factor Ts; many prokaryotes have two copies of the gene encoding EF-Tu), which codes for VKVGDEVEIVGLRETRRTVVTGVEMFRKTLDEGIAGDNVGCLLRGIERDEVERGQVLAQPGSIRAHDRFRAQVYVLRAEEGGRHTPFLPGYRPQFYMRTLDVTGTILLPEGVEMVMPGDNIEMTVELITPVALEAGSRFAIREGGRTVGAGAITEVLD